Genomic DNA from Oryza sativa Japonica Group chromosome 5, ASM3414082v1:
aaaaaaaaaagcaaagagaCTCTAAATAATGATTAAGTTTCATTTTGATCTCTTAACGCGTTAAGAACAAACAAAAGGGAAAATGTTCTCGAGAAATTATATATTGACATAAGTTTGTCGATTAAACAAATCAACAACTTCAGGGACATAGTAGTAGCTAGGATCGATCGATCTTTATCATCCCAAGTGCAACCAGGTTTTCATAAATTAAATCCCAAAGTCAAAGACAACCCTAATGGATTCATGTGCTCTTTGCTCTGGACCACATTGCATGCATGCCCTCCCTCAACCTATTTATCTCATCACTAATCAGTTACCTCtcccattatttttttccttaaagagcaagtttaatagtagatcCAACTACTTATCGTAAGCCTATATCTTTTCTTTATATAAAGCTAATGCCCACTAAAAACCTAAAGTTCAAtatgcaagcatagtatttattagcactcctaAAATCTACATACAAGCATTGCACATCAACCCATTAAGCAcacaaagctcaacatgcaagcatatagtaattatatctacaatttacttcattctaaaactaaacatacacatgctaaatcatcattctcaaatcatttcataatatttcaagaGTAATTGCATCGTCGGTACACGAACTTGCCAGGTGGGTGTAATCTAGTGCATGAACTTGTAAAGTGCTCGTTTTTGTGAATGAACTTGTCTGGTGCGTGCGGAGGAAGGCGAAAAGGACACTACATGGCTAATCCTACTGATTTAGGGGCTGGTTAGGAAATtatgtaaacatatatatcaGATGGTTATTATTAGACATACACctctttaataaaaaaatagaatgggATATAATGATAGtagaaaaagataaagaaaaagagcaatgatataagggttagaaatatatgaaattcattATTTCCATGACAAAGGATAAAGTAGAGACCAAATTTCTAAATATTATATGTTTTATGCATGCATACTCACTACACATATGCACGTCACATCTTAATCAACATCATCTTCGTAAATTTAATATGGTCAAGTTATTTTGGTCCTCGTTCGCACGGACTAAACAAGTTCGTTTACTgaaacgagcattttacaagtttatgtactaaatttcacccacctaacaagtttgtATACCACCAATACAATTTtccaaatcatttcatcatcTCTCCATTATTTAACATATATCCCGGAGCACAGCGCGGGACGTCATCTAGTATTAGCTGATAATTAAGGTTATCTctagtttttttcttctctatttctctcaatgtatatttaatgtatttattttgggtACTAGGTGAAACctcgcgcattgctgcgggaatttagtatgaagatatacattgaaacattatgtgaattatgttggatgataattaaacatgtttgtatttgaaaagctcttaaattataaaaactataaagatatagcatgtttgcatgatgtttaaatgtgatgattgttagtggttgatgatgtggcatcttgttaattagtgtatgatgatgtggcatcttgttaattagtggatgatgatgtggcatcttgttagtagatgatgatgtggcatctttgcatgaagatatacattgaaacattatgtgaattatgttggatgataatttaacatgtttgtatttgaaaagctcttaaattataaaaactataaagatagaGCATGTTcgcatgatgtttaaatatgataattgttagtggatgatgatgtgaaatcttgttaattagtggatgatgatatgtcatcttgttagtggatgatgatgtggcatctttgcatgttaagcttaaggagttagtgagGATAaatttatagtaagataggatatgaAGAGCTAGCTCTCCATAAGAGCCAACACCCATCATTTTTCTTTACTTCTCTCCTCCGTATAATATTATAACTGATTTATAGcttgctattatacctgctttAAATGGGCTATCTCTCTCTCATATTCAAAAGTGCCAAACCCCACAgggctaaaagcctaaaagccACAAATCACAACCAGGCCATCTCCTGAATCTGGTACATATCTCACAAAGTCATAGGCCTCATAGCTTAGCTAGCGGCTCACATCTCTCACTCTCTTTCTCCAAAGTCCAATCTCTCTCTGGTCTCGATCTACCTAACGTACGTAgctcgccgaggaagaagatCGAACATTATGCTTCCGAAGAGCTCGAGCCAGAAGACGCTGCGAGCGGCCATGCTGGAGGagagggcggcgtcggcgaccagcacgacgacgatggccagccgcctcctccactcgccggacgccgccgtcTCCAACCCTTCCTTCCGCGTCTACTacggcgtcgcctccgccggCTCGGTGCCGTTCCTCTGGGAGTCGGCGCCGGGGACGCCCAAGAACGACGccatcttcgccgccgccctgccgccgctcacgccgccgccgtcctactACACCACCAGCAAGaagggctccgccgccgccgccaaggccaAGCTCGCCAAGTCCACGTCGTCCAAGCGGCTgctctgctcctcctccaggCAGGCCGCCAGCTTCGTCCACAGCATCATCCCCAAGCTTCGCCGGAGCCACACCATGCCGTCCCCTATGAGGAGCTCCGCCtcggccacggccgccgccgccagcgacggCGAGCAGGTGCAGTGCGGCGCCCCGAGGAAGAGGCTGGTGGCGAGCCCGCGGTCGTCGTTCTCGTCCACGTCgaggggcgacgacgacgacggcgaggtcgcCTCGCCGACGTCCACGCTGTGCTTCCGGACGCGgcactccggcggcggcggcggcggcggcaggagacTGCACGGGCTCTTGGCGTCCGTGGTTGGAGGTAACTAgggttacattttttttcctgttcaTGGCGATGTCTCATTGCAAGTTTGGAGGCAATGTCCATGCGGCGTCACACCATTGCCTTATATGAAAAGAAACGAGTACATTTTTAGTTGGATTAGAGTGGATCAACAAGTACTTACGAACTGACCCACTCATGTCTCCCTAAGTATAAGAGGTGAAATTAATGGTTGTACGgttatataatatgaatatggacaatgtaCCAATGTTGCACCAATGTGTCGATGATCTAGTCTTGTAGTAGGGTTTACTTCAGAGGAAGTTGTGCTTTGTTCATGAAAGAAATCAACAATAACGTGTTTGATACATATATACGGAAATGACAATGCGTGTGAAGTGTATTTGTTACAAACTTTTTACGAATACTGATGTGGCATTCTGCAATTGAATCTAGCTTTTCTATAACTTCCAATTACTGAAATCAAATGGTTTGATATTTCTTCTCTTTGATTCGAAGAAATTTCTCCTCTTAGCGTAATTTCTCTTAATATGGAACATAACTTTTTaattcatatttatatatatacacgcgcgAAGAAGGGGGAACATGACAAGTGTAGGAACATTTTTCTCTAGGGGTGTGGATGGACTATAAGTTAACAGAACTACAGAAGTTTGTGGAAGTATTGTTTTGATAGTTTGTTTCGAAGGGATCTAACAGTTCTTCTGTTGATGAAAAGATCTAACGGTACTTAAATAACTAGCTAAATGCCCGTTCTTTGTTACATATGAAAGAAAATGTATTAATGTGTTACCCATCTTTTTGCTATAGAGAATATTCATCTTACTCTTAATTTTTTATGTAGATATCCATTAAGATTTGGcttttttaatattaaaaagtTTGAAGCTTAACTTGTAAAATTTATAACGGAAGTACGTGGGATGGCAGATCcattgccaccaccaccaccttttTCTTAAAGTATAGATCTATTACTGCATCTGACGGTCATAATTTTTTCACTAACGTGGCTCATCCTATTGGCAAcaaatattagttttttttactaattTAGATATCAAAGAAATATCAGAATTCGATCATATTTCATGAAACTAACATAAGCACTTGATTGCCGTGCAATCCATCATAAATCGTCCGAGATGCATATGTTTGATCGACATGAGAATTTGGTACCATGAGACAAATTGAACCAACTGCTTGGGTAGAATATGTTGATAGTTTACACATAGTACAGTGATCTTAATCAGGTTGCTATCTA
This window encodes:
- the LOC4338455 gene encoding LOW QUALITY PROTEIN: uncharacterized protein (The sequence of the model RefSeq protein was modified relative to this genomic sequence to represent the inferred CDS: inserted 1 base in 1 codon) — translated: MVRMKNMNSPAQPSQVRTKGKFVLFCLTTVVMKLAEEEDRTXMLPKSSSQKTLRAAMLEERAASATSTTTMASRLLHSPDAAVSNPSFRVYYGVASAGSVPFLWESAPGTPKNDAIFAAALPPLTPPPSYYTTSKKGSAAAAKAKLAKSTSSKRLLCSSSRQAASFVHSIIPKLRRSHTMPSPMRSSASATAAAASDGEQVQCGAPRKRLVASPRSSFSSTSRGDDDDGEVASPTSTLCFRTRHSGGGGGGGRRLHGLLASVVGGN